A stretch of DNA from Pseudoalteromonas sp. A25:
TGAGCTTTATATTTTAACCGGTAAGCATGTAATAGCGGTTCAGTGTAGCCATTAGGTTGTTTGCTGCCTTCAAACACTAATGCTTGAGCCGCTTGAAACGCGAGATTATCTTGGAGATCTTGCCCATTGCTCACCATCGGCTGATAAAGAGGATCATCCTGATTTTGGCTATCTACTATCTGCGCCATACGTACAAAAGTGTCACGTACTTGTTGCTCGCTACACACTCCATGCATCAGCCAGTTCGCGATATGTTGACTCGAAATACGCAAAGTGGCCCTATCTTCCATTAAACCAACATGGTTTATATCTGGCACTTTAGAGCAGCCAATCCCTTGGTCAATCCAACGCACAACATACCCTAAAATGCCTTGCACGTTGTTGTTCAGCTCTACTTGGATTTCTTCTTTGCTCAACGTCATATCCAAAAGAAGAGGCGGAGTAAGTAAGTCATCCAAAGATGCTTTTTGACGCGCTAATAACTCATTTTGTTTAGCAAATACATCTACGAAGTGATAATGCATGGCATGTAGTGTTGCAGCGGTAGGAGAGGGCACCCAAGCGGTATTCGCACCAGATTGGGGATGAGCTAGCTTTTGCTCCATCATTAACGCCATTTTATCCGGCATTGGCCACATTCCTTTGCCTATTTGTGCTTTACCACTAAACCCGCACTCTAAACCAATATCAACATTACGGTTTTCATAAGCCATTATCCAAGGCTGAGATTTAATCTGCGCTTTAGGCAGAACGGGACCAGCCAGCATTGATGTGTGGATCTCATCTCCCGTTCTATCTAAAAAGCCTGTATTAATAAACACCACTCTCGACTTCGCTTGCGCTATACAAGCTTTAAGATTTACCGATGTGCGACGTTCTTCATCCATAATACCAAGCTTTATGGTGTTTGCAGGTAATTTAAGTAACGCTTCAACTTCACAAAATAGCTGCTCGGTAAATGCGACTTCTTCAGGGCCGTGCATTTTTGGTTTTACAATATTGATGCTTTGTACACTCGAGTTATGAACCGAGCTATTACCCTTAAGATCGTGCATAGCACATAGTGATGTGATCACGGCATCCATGATCCCCTCAAAAACCCATTCACCTCGGGGATCCAAGATAGCTGGATTTTGCATTAAATGCCCAACATTACGCACAAACATCATGCTGCGGCCTTTTAAGGTAATTCGCTCTGCGTCTTTACTGGTGTAAGTGCGATCTGCGTTAAGCTTACGGGTTACCTGCTCACCTTGCTTCACAAAAGTCTCACTTAACGTGCCTTGCATCAGCCCAAGCCAGTTCTGATAGACCGATACTTTATCTTGCGCATCAACTGCTGCAACTGAGTCTTCACAATCCATAATGGTGGTTAGAGCAGATTCAAGCACAACATCTTTAACACCGGCTTTATCTGCTTGGCCGACAACATGGTGAGGATCGATTTGGATCTCGATATGAAGATCATTATGTTTGAGCAAAATAGCGCTGGGGTTTTGTGCTTGACCTTGATAACCGACAAATTGAGATGGGCTTGCAAGCGTCACTTGTGTGGTGTCATTAAGTGTAACCAACAGTTGCCCATCAACAACAGAATAGTTAGTACTTTCAATGTGCGAGCCATGGTTCAGAGGTAGTGCCTTATCCAAAAACTGTCGAACATAAGCCATCACCTTAAAACCACGTACCGGATTGTAACGTGAAGTTTTCTCGGCTCCCTCTTCTTCGCTAAGCACGTCGGTACCATACAAAGCGTCGTACAAAGAGCCCCAGCGAGCATTTGCCGCATTAAGTGCAAACCTAGCATTACTGACCGGAACGACGAGCTGTGGTGCAGCAGTTAAAGCGACCTCTGGCTCAACAAGCTCAGTATCAATAAAAATATCATTTGGCTCTGGATGCAAATAACCTATATCTTCCAAAAATGTCCGATATTGCTCTTTATTCCAAAACGTATGCTGTTGATGATAAGAATCGATTTGCTGCTGCAACAAATCTCTTTTTGATAACAGCGCTTTATTTAACGGTGTGAGAGTGTCAATAATGCAGGCAAACCCCTGCCAAAACGCCGATTGTTCAATGCCTGTATTGGGAATAGCTTGTTGATTTATAAAGTCATAAAGCCTTTTATCTATGGTTAATCCAGCTTCTTGCACACTAGCTTGCATAACAATGGTCCTAAGTCGAGTTTTTGAACGGGTTTAAATAACCATATCGTATTTACCCGTAAAACAAACCCCCTTAAGCATTCACGAAAAATATACTCGTAATAACAACTATAAATTTAAAAAATTTAGCATTCCAGCCTAGGGTGTAATTAAGCGCTGATGTCTAGCATTGCGCAACTCTCACAACCAAAAATATAGCTAACCCGTTCGAAGGATTTAATTATGACTCGCTACCAATCACAGCTCGATAAATTCTCTACCCTTTGCCAAACCAACGGTAAAACTTGGCAATCTATCAATCCAGAAT
This window harbors:
- a CDS encoding malate synthase G produces the protein MQASVQEAGLTIDKRLYDFINQQAIPNTGIEQSAFWQGFACIIDTLTPLNKALLSKRDLLQQQIDSYHQQHTFWNKEQYRTFLEDIGYLHPEPNDIFIDTELVEPEVALTAAPQLVVPVSNARFALNAANARWGSLYDALYGTDVLSEEEGAEKTSRYNPVRGFKVMAYVRQFLDKALPLNHGSHIESTNYSVVDGQLLVTLNDTTQVTLASPSQFVGYQGQAQNPSAILLKHNDLHIEIQIDPHHVVGQADKAGVKDVVLESALTTIMDCEDSVAAVDAQDKVSVYQNWLGLMQGTLSETFVKQGEQVTRKLNADRTYTSKDAERITLKGRSMMFVRNVGHLMQNPAILDPRGEWVFEGIMDAVITSLCAMHDLKGNSSVHNSSVQSINIVKPKMHGPEEVAFTEQLFCEVEALLKLPANTIKLGIMDEERRTSVNLKACIAQAKSRVVFINTGFLDRTGDEIHTSMLAGPVLPKAQIKSQPWIMAYENRNVDIGLECGFSGKAQIGKGMWPMPDKMALMMEQKLAHPQSGANTAWVPSPTAATLHAMHYHFVDVFAKQNELLARQKASLDDLLTPPLLLDMTLSKEEIQVELNNNVQGILGYVVRWIDQGIGCSKVPDINHVGLMEDRATLRISSQHIANWLMHGVCSEQQVRDTFVRMAQIVDSQNQDDPLYQPMVSNGQDLQDNLAFQAAQALVFEGSKQPNGYTEPLLHAYRLKYKAQAS